The proteins below come from a single Tigriopus californicus strain San Diego chromosome 3, Tcal_SD_v2.1, whole genome shotgun sequence genomic window:
- the LOC131877337 gene encoding uncharacterized protein LOC131877337 — MEHLNSQDMAQIQEDRLRGLNDLVQRDMTLSPQSLGSIAEEIKPKHWTEVVEWIHQVFQEQDWRLNVLCLAIQILDSFLELSPVKLSQFQLATVSCVSVAAKQKRYPPINASILIEYSAKSITLPEVQAWELLVLSKLSWHINFVELSNYFDSFWRLSITSFSSSSSNNSSPSGRDLSRRARKESYRNAHLLFILASRDWDFCHLYQFRVRSLVALRLALTTCQSQKLLAMQKDSSGFKACWESPDLHKTLKVTGELIESCSLQMESILWNMVPPSSPKSNPCSSKSEHLTSTPKKKPGCWVFEDDKGPEEVEESQENKENDDSAIGLIVGSPQPHCITTSPTVSSTVSSSTSSPDSGTSMAPKRTGAFSDLTSLENILSSTAINPLDKNE; from the exons ATGGAGCACCTCAACTCTCAGGACATGGCCCAGATTCAAGAGGACAGATTGAGAGGGTTGAACGATCTGGTTCAACGTGACATGACATTGAGCCCACAATCCCTTGGTTCGATCGCTGAAGAAATCAAGCCAAAACATTGGACAGAAGTTGTGGAATGGATCCATCAGGTGTTCCAAGAGCAGGACTGGAGGCTCAACGTGTTGTGCTTAGCTATTCAAATCCTGGATTCGTTCCTTGAGCTCAGTCCAGTGAAATTGAGTCAATTTCAACTGGCAACCGTGTCATGCGTGTCGGTGGCGGCAAAACAGAAGCGATACCCTCCAATTAATGCTTCCATTTTGATCGAATACTCTGCCAAATCCATTACTCTCCCAGAAGTCCAG GCTTGGGAGCTGCTGGTCTTGTCAAAACTGAGTTGGCACATCAATTTTGTGGAACTGTCGAATTACTTTGACTCTTTCTGGCGCCTTAGCATcacctccttctcctcctcctccagcaACAATTCCTCTCCCAGTGGCCGAGATCTTTCCCGAAGGGCTAGAAAAGAATCCTACAGGAATGCCCATCTCTTGTTCATCCTCGCGTCCAGGGACTGGGACTTCTGTCACCTGTACCAATTTAGAGTTCGCTCTCTGGTCGCCCTTAGATTGGCTTTAACCACTTGTCAATCACAGAAATTGCTTGCAATGCAAAAAGACAGCTCAGGATTCAAAGCTTGCTGGGAGTCCCCCGACTTGCACAAGACTCTGAAGGTGACAGGTGAACTGATTGAGAGCTGCTCTTTACAAATGGAGTCCATTCTTTGGAACATGGTTCCCCCTTCTTCCCCCAAATCAAACCCTTGTTCTTCCAAGTCCGAACATCTCACATCCACCCCAAAGAAGAAACCGGGATGCTGGGTGTTTGAGGACGACAAAGGGCCGGAGGAGGTTGAAGAATCACAAGAAAACAAGGAGAACGATGATAGCGCCATCGGATTGATAGTTGGTTCGCCTCAACCCCACTGTATCACAACAAGCCCAACCGTGTCCTCCACTGTAAGCAGCTCGACGTCTTCACCTGATTCTGGAACCTCCATGGCCCCCAAACGCACCGGTGCTTTTAGTGATCTCACGTCCTTGGAAAACATTCTCAGTTCCACGGCCATCAACCCGCTCGATAAAAACGAATAA
- the LOC131877865 gene encoding G1/S-specific cyclin-D2-like, with translation MTSTNSDSIREQLTLDKNMVSSEGIRSIQDPTLIRDSRVLANVLLAPDLSQVKCTNYFDVLQPELKPHMRKIVAEWMMEVSEDQGCQPDVFPLAISYMDRILARVAIKKSQFQLLACVCLFIASKYKETSPLCVDKLVVFTDFSTTDMEIRTWELLILELLNWDLHSVTAQCIASQIIHRMDQSRCPVDLGELQRLTSTLTSMTLTEFSLVHTLDSVQIGTASLLLATKLLEGKLDHQSGYFSDDLHRNLSIITKMSKREINRCMLLIENLFGGDMDVPVLKQQPPFHSPRSQKYAKTCNEHSSITTTPTDLLSMVVI, from the exons ATGACTTCAACAAATAGCGATAGTATAAGAGAACAACTCACTTTGGACAAGAACATGGTGTCTTCAGAGGGGATCCGATCCATTCAAGATCCCACCCTCATCCGCGATTCCCGAGTTTTGGCCAACGTTCTCCTAGCTCCCGATTTGAGCCAAGTCAAGTGCACCAACTATTTCGATGTCCTCCAGCCCGAATTAAAGCCACACATGAGAAAGATCGTGGCCGAGTGGATGATGGAAGTGTCCGAGGACCAAGGCTGTCAACCCGATGTGTTTCCATTGGCGATCTCTTATATGGACCGAATATTGGCTCGCGTGGCCATCAAGAAGAGCCAATTCCAATTGCTGGCATGCGTTTGCCTATTTATTGCTTCCAAATACAAAGAGACCTCACCCCTGTGTGTCGACAAGTTGGTGGTCTTCACCGACTTCAGTACCACCGATATGGAAATTAGG ACGTGGGAGCTCCTAATCTTGGAATTACTCAACTGGGATCTTCACTCGGTGACGGCCCAATGCATCGCTTCCCAAATCATTCATCGGATGGATCAGTCCCGCTGTCCAGTTGATCTGGGGGAATTGCAACGTCTAACCTCCACATTGACCTCGATGACCTTGACGGAGTTCAGTCTAGTGCACACTCTCGATTCTGTTCAAATAGGCACTGCTAGTCTGCTTCTGGCCACCAAACTTTTGGAGGGCAAACTTGACCACCAATCCGGTTACTTTTCGGATGACCTTCACCGGAATTTGTCCATCATAACGAAAATGTCCAAGCGAGAAATCAACCGTTGCATGTTGCTGATAGAGAATCTCTTTGGTGGAGACATGGACGTTCCCGTATTGAAGCAACAGCCTCCATTTCATTCTCCCAGGAGTCAAAAGTATGCCAAAACATGCAATGAGCACAGCTCAATCacaaccacgcccacagatcTCCTGTCTATGGTCGTAATATGA